One Fusarium poae strain DAOMC 252244 chromosome 4, whole genome shotgun sequence DNA window includes the following coding sequences:
- a CDS encoding hypothetical protein (SECRETED:SignalP(1-18)), whose protein sequence is MASKFLALALAAAAPALAKTDLAGCTTYDTVVSNADGMYATRIWYVPDSGEICDLLDCGGGRAPPKTTVPGCPAYEGTETYSPLFINPKTLGGAAPTGASEETASVSATITSAPVTETSASGTATKTEAATETEAASETESKSESTVKPILSGIRKANDTVKSTAITTPGRATLTTTASSGAGSGTATSGSDSGSASDSESAASGTGTAVSTAGAAAMPTAGAFLALAGAAIYAGML, encoded by the coding sequence ATGGCCTCCAAATTCCTCGCCCTGGCcctcgccgccgccgccccAGCCCTGGCCAAAACTGATCTCGCCGGCTGCACCACCTATGATACAGTCGTCAGTAACGCTGATGGCATGTACGCTACGAGAATCTGGTACGTCCCCGACTCGGGCGAGATCTGCGACCTTCTCGACTGTGGCGGTGGCCGAGCTCCTCCCAAGACCACTGTCCCCGGATGTCCCGCCTACGAAGGCACAGAGACGTACTCTCCTCTCTTTATCAACCCCAAGACTCTCGGTGGTGCTGCCCCTACTGGTGCTTCTGAAGAGACTGCAAGCGTTTCTGCTACTATCACTTCAGCCCCTGTTACAGAGACAAGCGCCAGTGGTACTGCCACTAAGACTGAGGCTGCCACTGAAACCGAAGCTGCTTCTGAGACAGAGTCCAAGTCTGAGAGCACGGTCAAGCCCATCCTCTCTGGCATCCGCAAGGCCAACGACACAGTAAAGTCTACTGCCATCACCACCCCCGGCCGTGCCACTCTTACTACCACTGCTTCCTCCGGAGCCGGATCCGGTACCGCAACTTCCGGATCCGATTCTGGCTCCGCTTCCGACTCCGAGTCCGCCGCTTCTGGAACGGGGACCGCCGTTTCTACCGCCGGTGCCGCCGCGATGCCCACAGCCGGTGCTTTCCTTGCTCTCGCCGGCGCCGCCATCTACGCCGGAATGCTTTAG
- a CDS encoding hypothetical protein (BUSCO:43744at5125) gives MQGFNMGRYVPPEVEGTISANALHKKHPLGARASKPGSLTVRFELPYAIWCSTCPKPTIIGQGVRFNAEKRRVGSYFSTHIWSFRFKHVECGGEIEIHTDPKNTAYVVVAGGTKRDTGEDVPREGDKVIMTDQEREALRKNAFASLEKTIEDREQLKNATLRIDELLEASAKHWDDPYTQNQKLRKAFRVGRKERERDTAATEDLQDRMSLGIDIVPGTEEDARRAALVNFGPVDGGRDRALSKPLFKTEESKKKYVDSKSGNKLKSDKEVAKRKETFVSELMGNTRAAKDPFLNDGRSETKGPARLPGVKRKRPVQEAESHTSGPPAKARAKTVETAPTGLVDYDSD, from the coding sequence ATGCAAGGCTTCAACATGGGACGCTACGTCCCTCCAGAAGTCGAAGGCACAATCTCCGCCAACGCCCTCCACAAAAAACACCCCCTCGGCGCCCGCGCCTCCAAACCAGGCTCCCTGACAGTCCGCTTCGAGCTCCCCTACGCAATATGGTGCAGCACCTGTCCGAAACCCACAATCATAGGCCAGGGCGTCCGCTTCAACGCCGAGAAGCGCCGCGTCGGTAGCTACTTCTCCACGCACATATGGAGTTTCCGGTTCAAGCACGTCGAGTGCGGCGGCGAGATTGAGATTCACACTGATCCCAAGAACACGGCGTATGTGGTTGTCGCGGGCGGCACGAAGAGGGATACCGGCGAGGATGTCCCTCGCGAGGGGGATAAGGTTATAATGACGGACCAGGAACGCGAGGCACTTAGGAAGAACGCCTTTGCGAGTCTTGAGAAAACAATCGAGGACAGAGAGCAGCTCAAGAATGCGACGCTGCGTATAgatgagcttcttgaagcgTCAGCGAAGCACTGGGACGATCCATATACGCAGAATCAAAAGCTACGGAAGGCTTTCAGGGTCGGGCGCAAGGAGCGCGAGCGCGATACAGCAGCGACAGAGGATCTGCAGGATCGCATGAGTCTTGGCATTGATATTGTGCCTGGTACAGAAGAGGATGCTCGTCGCGCAGCTCTCGTTAACTTTGGGCCCGTGGACGGTGGTCGAGATCGAGCTTTGTCAAAACCGTTGTTCAAGACTGAAGAGAGTAAGAAGAAATACGTCGATTCAAAGAGTGGGAACAAGCTTAAATCCGACAAGGAAGTTGCGAAGCGGAAAGAGACGTTTGTATCAGAACTCATGGGAAATACTCGTGCCGCCAAAGATCCTTTCTTGAATGATGGGCGAAGTGAGACGAAAGGGCCTGCAAGATTACCTGGAGTGAAGCGGAAACGTCCAGTACAAGAAGCAGAGTCGCATACTTCGGGACCACCAGCCAAAGCACGGGCGAAAACAGTAGAGACGGCGCCAACAGGTTTGGTAGACTATGATTCGGATTAA